The region ACTCGCTTACTGCTTGGGCGCACTCATCCATCGGTGCGCTTTCCCTATCCTTCTGCGTCTCCCCATTGCTCAAACGGTCATGAGGTGGTACAGGAATATCTGCCTGTTGTCCATCGCCTACGCCTGTCGGCCTCGGCTTAGGTCCCGACTAACCCTGAGAGGACGAGCCTTCCTCAGGAAACCTTAGGCATTCGGTGAAAGAGATTCTCACTCTTTTTTCGCTACTCATACCGGCATTCTCACTTCAAAGCGCTCCACCAGTCCTCACGGTCTGACTTCACAGCACTTCGAACGCTCTCCTACCATTGTTCTTTCAGAACAATCCGCAGCTTCGGTGATACGTTTAGCCCCGGTACATTTTCGGCGCAGCGTCACTCGACCAGTGAGCTATTACGCACTCTTTAAATGATGGCTGCTTCTAAGCCAACATCCTGGTTGTCTAAGCAACGCCACATCCTTTTCCACTTAACGTATACTTTGGGACCTTAGCTGGCGGTCTGGGCTGTTTCCCTTTCGACTATGAACCTTATCACCCATAGTCTGACTCCCAAGATCAAGTAGCTGGCATTCGGAGTTTGACTGAATTCGGTAACCCGGTGAGGGCCCCTCGTCCAATCAGTGCTCTACCTCCAGTACTTCCTTTTCTTGAGGCTAGCCCTAAAGCTATTTCGGAGAGAACCAGCTATCTCCGTGTTCGATTGGCATTTCACCCCTACCCACACCTCATCCCCGCATTTTTCAACATACGTGGGTTCGGGCCTCCAGTCAGTGTTACCTGACCTTCACCCTGGACATGGGTAGATCACACGGTTTCGGGTCTACGACCGTATACTACAAACGCCCTGTTCAGACTCGCTTTCGCTACGGCTCCGTGTCTTCCACTTAACCTTGCATACGATCGTAACTCGCCGGTCCATTCTACAAAAGGTACGCCGTCACCCATTAACGGGCTTCGACTACTTGTAAGCACACGGTTTCAGGTTCTCTTTCACTCCCCTCCCGGGGTGCTTTTCACCTTTCCCTCACGGTACTGGTTCACTATCGGTCACTAGGGAGTATTTAGCCTTGGGAGATGGTCCTCCCGGATTCCGACGGAATTCCACGTGTTCCGCCGTACTCAGGATCCACTCCGGAGGAAATTCTCTTTCGATTACAGGGCTCTTACCCGCTATGGCTAATCGTTCCAGATCGATTCATCTAAAGAATTTCTTGGTAACTCCATTGGAGTGTCCTACAACCCCAACAGGCAAGCCTGTTGGTTTGGGCTGTTTCCGTTTCGCTCGCCGCTACTTGGGAAATCGCGTTTGCTTTCTCTTCCTCCGGGTACTGAGATGTTTCAGTTCCCCGGGTCTGCCTCACCTACCCTATGTATTCAGATAGGTGTACTGCTCCATTACGAGCAGCGGGTTCCCCCATTCGGAAATCCCCGGATCAGTCTACTTACGACTCCCCGAGGCATATCGGTGTTAGTCCCGTCCTTCATCGGCTCCTAGTGCCAAGGCATCCACCGTGCGCTCTTTTTCACTTAACTATATTTAAGAACTTTAAAAGTTGATGTCGTTGTTTGTCTTGCTCTTATTTAGTTTTCAAGGTACAAATAGAGAGATTTACTCTCTCAAAACTGAACCAAACAACCGAGTATGTCTTAGGAATAAACTTCCCGTTCCGTAATATAATCCTTAGAAAGGAGGTGATCCAGCCGCACCTTCCGATACGGCTACCTTGTTACGACTTCACCCCAATCATTGGCCCCACCTTCGGCGGCTGGCTCCAAAAGGTTACCTCACCGACTTCGGGTGTTGCCAACTCTCGTGGTGTGACGGGCGGTGTGTACAAGGCCCGGGAACGTATTCACCGCGGCATGCTGATCCGCGATTACTAGCGATTCCGGCTTCATGCAGGCGAGTTGCAGCCTGCAATCCGAACTGAGAATGGTTTTATGGGATTAGCTAATGCGTCGCCGCTTCGCTGCCCTTTGTTCCATCCATTGTAGCACGTGTGTAGCCCAGGTCATAAGGGGCATGATGATTTGACGTCATCCCCACCTTCCTCCGGTTTGTCACCGGCAGTCACCTTAGAGTGCCCAACTTAATGCTGGCAACTAAGATTAAGGGTTGCGCTCGTTGCGGGACTTAACCCAACATCTCACGACACGAGCTGACGACAACCATGCACCACCTGTCACTCTGTCCCCGAAGGGAACTCGGTATCTCTACCGTCATCAGAGGATGTCAAGACCTGGTAAGGTTCTTCGCGTTGCTTCGAATTAAACCACATGCTCCACCGCTTGTGCGGGCCCCCGTCAATTCTTTTGAGTTTCAGCCTTGCGGCCGTACTCCCCAGGCGGAGTGCTTAATGCGTTAACTTCAGCACTAAGGGGCGGAAACCCCCTAACACCTAGCACTCATCGTTTACGGCGTGGACTACCAGGGTATCTAATCCTGTTCGCTACCCACGCTTTCGCGCCTCAGCGTCAGTTACAGACCAGAGAGTCGCCTTCGCCACTGGTGTTCCTCCACATCTCTACGCATTTCACCGCTACACGTGGAATTCCACTCTCCTCTTCTGCACTCAAGTCCTCCAGTTTCCAATGACCGCTTGCGGTTAAGCCGCAAGATTTCACATCAGACTTAAAAGACCGCCTGCGCGCGCTTTACGCCCAATAATTCCGGACAACGCTTGCCCCCTACGTATTACCGCGGCTGCTGGCACGTAGTTAGCCGGGGCTTTCTGGTGAGGTACCGTCAAGGTACTGCCCTGTTCGAACAATACTTGTTCTTCCCTCACAACAGAGTTTTACGATCCGAAGACCTTCATCACTCACGCGGCGTTGCTCCGTCAGACTTTCGTCCATTGCGGAAGATTCCCTACTGCTGCCTCCCGTAGGAGTCTGGGCCGTGTCTCAGTCCCAGTGTGGCCGATCACCCTCTCAGGTCGGCTACGCATCGTCGCCTTGGTGAGCCTTTACCCCACCAACTAACTAATGCGCCGCGGGCCCATCTGTAAGTGATAGCCAAAGCCATCTTTCAACTTCCTCCCATGCAGGAAAAAGTATTATCCGGTATTAGCTCACGTTTCCGCGAGTTATCCCGATCTTACAGGCAGGTTGCCCACGTGTTACTCACCCGTCCGCCGCTCGTTCCACAAGTGTCACCTCAGATGAGGATCTACTTGCTTCCCGCGCTCGACTTGCATGTATTAGGCACGCCGCCAGCGTTCGTCCTGAGCCAAGATCAAACTCTCCAAAAAAGTTTGTGATAAAATTAACACCAATTAATTTCATCTAAATTCTTAGCTGCAAAAATTGATTCCAGGGTCTGCGTTTTCCATCAAATCAATTGATCTAACTTCTAACCTCAACCTCTGACATCTGTTACATACTGGTTGTTTTGTTCAGTTTTCAAAGAGCAAATTTCTGATCACCGTCTCTTAACAGCGACTTTATTATAATACCATGATTTGCAATGTTATGTCAACAAGAAATTTTATTTTATTAATCTTGTTTGCTTTGTTCAATTGCGTTCATCTTGGCAACGAAATTAACTTTACCATGCATATAATACAAAGTCAACGCCTACTTTTATTAAAAAACTTTTCCTATTAATTGAAATCTTCCCTTTGACATTCAAAACTTATCGTGTCTTTCTCAACCGTCCGAACTTATACACTGTACCTCTCTCTAATAGCGCGTGCTCAAGAGGTGGATAAAGGTGGGCTTACGTCTCAGTCCTCCTGTTTGTTAAAATTCAAATTGGCGTGGTTTTGAACAGCGCGCTTATATAGGCTGTATTGACTTCGTTGTCCCATAACATGGAGAATTTCTTTTCATTAACGAGCTTACACTGGACGTGGTAACTGGACATTCGTCATTGAACATATCCATAATCAGTAAAAGCTTTATTATCTCAAAGGTTATTTCCATCGAACCCTTTGACATCCCTCAATGTCTGAATCTTAAATATGGATCCGCAAGCTCATCACAATTAACAACCTGCCATTTCCTGCAATAATGCTTTTAAGCCAAGGTTAACCACATCCATAATTATTAAACATCACCTTTTCATATTATTTAGTTCCAATAACAAACCCCCATTCGATAAAGAGATGTGTAACAACTGCATCCTTTACTGAATGGGGATTTCCATCAATCCATATCAACCCGGTACTTCCGATGGTAGACACCCGCACCCTTCGTTTCGGTTAATTCTGTTTGAATAATATCCTTTTCGATCAAGTAACTCATCATCGCTGTTAAATCAAGTGAATAGGCGGATACACGCGGCTCAGACACTAGTTCGCCGTACGTCCAGGGATCCTTCTTTGATTGAAGGACATCCAATAGATGCGCAGCTGATGTCTTTGCACGATTGGCAATCACATAGTCAGCGGCCAGAATCATCAGCTCTATTCGTTTGGTTAATTCCTCGTGGCTTTCAATTAGCTCATCATATAACTTATATACTTCCGGATCGATCGATTTCACCTGACTCCAAACAGTTACCTCGGGATGGTAGCCTTTTTCAATAACTGCAAGACGTGCCAAATAATGCAGTGAATTAACAATTCTGCTGTAAGCATCTTTATATTGTGCCGATTCATAAAGGTCTTTTGCATCACTATAGCTTTTAATCAGTTTGCCAAATTCGATAGCCTTACGTAAATCCCGTTTCTCTCGGGGGAATTCTCTTAACTGCTCTTGCAAATTTGCAATAAATTCATTCCGGTCAAAGATAACTTTTCCATGAACTAACCAAGCTATTGCCTTGCGATATCCACTTGTATCAATCCACTTCATTAACAGATCGTTGGTTACGACGTGCATGGCGGCTGTTTGGTCATTAAACTCATAATGCTTAACATGCCACGATGGATCTTGCTGCCTCACAATAATCAACAAAATGACATCGAAATTATCGGTAATTGTGCTATTAGGTTTCAGCTTTTCGATCACTAATACGCCGAGCGTGTTAACATCACTTGCTCGTTCCTGATAAATTGGCCGTAGTAAATCTTCCATTTCCATTCCTCCATTAAGTGAAGCTCCAATCGGTGAAGGGGCAACACATGGTTAATCAGATTGCTGTTATTCTTCAGTAATTGTCGGTTGAACGTATGTTAGTATTTGACTTTTCTCCACAAAAGGGACGTTGTTTTCCAGCCATATGTAAGGTAAGCATGTTCAAAAAGGGGCAGAATCACCCGTCCCATTTATTTTTATTCCATTTTATCCAGATATTGAACACGCTCAATAGTAATATAATTCGCCGAAAAACCGCAATATCCTTTTTCCGAAACGAAATATCGTTTAAAATATGCTATACTTGCTTGTGTACTATTGAAGGAGGAATACCACCCATGGCTGATCAACAAATAGTCTATTCCAGTAAAATCAATAAGATTCGTACTTTTGCCTTGAGCTTAATCTTTTTCGGGATTGCCCTTATGTATGTCGGTATTTTAACCAAAAAGATACCTTGGTTAATGGCGATCTTTTTCATTTTGGGAATGCTTGCGGTTATCTTTAGCTGTGTTGTTTACTTTTGGATCGGCATGTTGTCGACCAGGGCTGTGCCAATTATTTGTCCAAGCTGTGGCAAGCCAACTAAAATGCTGGGACGGGTTGATGCCTGTATGCACTGCAAGCAACCATTAACCCTCGATAAGGAACTCGAAGGCAAGGAATTTGATGAACGTTATAATAAACGGCGTTTCCGGGAAGAAATGAAGGCAAAAGAAAAAAATGGTGAATAACCAATGGGCGTGATCATAACAATATCTTCTGAACAACAAAAACACCAGCCGTAGTCATTTACAGCTGGTGTTTTCAAATAAAAAATATTAGTGCTTTTGTGTTTCAAGTCCCTGACAGTCTTCGCATTTCCCGTAAACTTCCAACCGGTGATGACTAACTTTAAATCCTGTCACCTGTTCGGCAAGTGACTCCACCTCATCCAGGCTTGGATAATGGAAATCAACAATCTTCCCACATTCTTCACAAATAATATGATAGTGTTGCGTTGTGTTACAATCAAAACGGCTGGATGAATCGCCATATGTCAATTCACGCACCAAGCCAATTTCCCTTAATACACGTAAATTATTATAGACGGTGGCAACACTCATATTGGGAAACTTCCCTTCAAGTGCCTTATAGATATCATCTGCTGTTGGGTGAGTACTGGAATTAAGCAAATATTCAAGAACCGCATGACGTTGTGGTGTGATCCTTACGCCTGATTCTTTTAAAGTACTAATCGCTTCACGCAATCTTTGTTCAGACATCGTCATGCACCCCACTTTCCTTTAATAATACAGAGGATGTTCAAAAAAAGAAATCCAAAAATTAACTGGTCAAATTATTAGATTGTAATTCTTATAATTAGTGTAACTGTTCCACTCAAGTTCTGTCAATACAAGTATATTCCCTTTCAAGAATTATTATCACCTGAAAATAATAAAGCAAGCATCTCCATATAGAAGATTATGCTTGCTTCTCATTTTTAAATATCTGCCTTCAGCGTTGTTTCCGTTCCGCCCAGGCTTTGGTTCACGTATCGTGCTGCTACAAATAAATAATCGGATAATCGATTTAAATAGGAGACAACAAGCGGGTTCGCCAGTTCAGACTCTAATCCGACGGCAGTACGTTCGGCACGTCTCGCTATCGTACGTGCAGTATGTAGCGCACTTGATGCACAATGACCGGACGGCAGGATAAAGTTATGCAATCGTTCCAAATGCTTGTCCCATGCATCGATTTGCCGTTCCAATTCATCAATGTACTCTTGTTTTAGTTTCCATTTTACTTCTTTATCATTGGGGGTCGCCAGCTCAGCTCCCACGTGAAATAAAATAGTCTGTACCCGGTGCATACTTTGCAGAAAGCTATCCTTTCCATCCCATTGTTCCTTATCCAAAAAGCTTAAGGCCAGTCCGATCATCGAATTTACTTCATCGCAGGTTCCATAAGCCTCCACCCGTAAATCATTTTTTGGCACCCGTTTTCCATATACTAATGATGTTGTACCTTTATCCCCTGATCGCGTATAAATTCGTACCACCGTTAATACCCCCTTGATACATCAATTTGGTTGATGAAGTCAGTCCGATTCTCCAGGTAAATCGATAAGTTTTTACTGAAAATCTCTAATGCCCTGGTGACATAATGTGGTGATAAACCTGATATATGTGGCGTAATTGTAATACGCTCTTCCTCCCAAAATGGACTGTTATCTGGAAGCGGTTCTTGTTCCTGGACATCCAAAACAGCATGGGCAATTTCCCTATTACGGACAGCCTGTAATAGTACATCACTTGCTACCACATCCCCGCGTCCCATGTTTAAAAAAACGGCATGTTCGGGCATAAGCTGAAAGTGTTTTTCCGTATAAAAATAGCTTGTTTCCGGTGTGCTTGGCAGGACTGACACGACAACATCTGCTTTTGGCAGCAATTTTTCCAACTCATGATTCGGATGATTTTCATCAAAATGTTCAACTGTTTTCCCACTTTTCGATACACCGATTGTCTGCATCCGGAATGCCTTGGCCAGACGTGCAACTTCTTGTCCGATTGCCCCTGCACCCACAATAAGCATCGTTTTCCCGTTTAGTTCCACGATGTGTATCTGCTTATCCCAAACATGGTTTGTCTCATTTTTAATAATTGTTTTGCTCTGGCGAAATACTTGCAAAAGCATCGCTATGGCATACTCAGCCATTGGTGTTTGATGGATGCCCCGTACATTGGTAACAAGAATATCCCGTTTTTCAATTGCTTTTAACGGCATTTTATCCATTCCCGCGGATAGGATCATCATCCATTTTAACTGTGTTGCCTGTTCAAGCAAATCAGCTGTCAAATCCCCTCCGTAAGTTACCAGCACCTCAGCTTCCGGCAAATAGGAAATAGCTTCATCCATTGTGTTACAAAACGTAAATGATTGTTCCGGAAACTGCTTCATTAGTCTTTCCCGGTGTTTGCTTGATGGTTGTGAAGAAAAAAGAATAGTCACTGGTTTTCCCTCCTTGCTTGATGCGTTCTCTTTCTATCGTAAACGTTTTCCGCTTATTTGAACAGAAAGAAGCTGGCTAAAATTTAATTAAGCGCCCTGCGAAAAAGGGAGTACCAAATGATTTTGATATCAAACCAGAATGAATAGTTACGCAAATAATAGAGATCATAGGCGATTTTCCGACCATGCTTTTCTTCGGTGACCAATCCGTTTGCTTGTGCATATCCGGTCATTCCCGGACGTATTTGCAGCCGCTTTTGTTGAACCACGTTATAATAATCGGCGAGTTCCGGTATTTCCGGCTGCGGACCAACCAAACTCATATCACCTTTTAAAATGTTCATGAATTGCGGTAACTTATCAAGCTTGTATTTATATAAAAATGCACCAATTTTTGTAACCCGAATCCCCGTATCTGCTTGTCGGATAAAGGAATCCGGCACCCCCTCTGTCCATGAATTCGCAAACGCGTATGGCGGAAAACCACGAATAACTCGCGATGGAACTGTGGTTGTCCGAAATGACCACATCGTAAAGATCCGATTATCCTTGCCTACCCGTTCCTCTCGCAGTAAACAGGGGGTTCCTTCTTTTTTACGGAGAATCATATAGATGATCAATATCACTGGCGCGGACAATAGCAACACCAGAAGACTGACCATCATATCGATTCCACGTTTCACACCTGAATATGCCGTTATCCTTCTGACTGTATACGTCCTTGTATCTTCTCTTAGTTCCATTCATTCCACCTCGTTAATAGATTTGTTAGTGATAGTCTATTCACAGGAGAGAAATGATAGAACATAAGAAAGACTAATACTAAAAAAGATAGCCCCGATCGAAGGACTATCCTTTGTTCCTATTCCTGATTGTCGCGAATGAATTGCAATGCTTCGTCCACGTGACCCTTGACCTGAACTTTGCGGAATTCTTTTTGTACCTTGCCTTCCTTATCAATAATAAACGTCGAACGCTCCAGTCCGTAACTCTCCTTGCCAAAGTTCTTCTTCAATTTCCACACGCCATATTCTTCAGCAACCTGATGATCTTCATCGGCCAAAAGTTGAAACGGTAAATCGTGTTTGTCAATGAATTTCTGATGACGATCGACTGGGTCTGGGCTCACCCCGATAATAACGGCATCAAGTTCACCAAAGCTTTCATGCTGATCGCGGAAGTCACAGGCCTCCGTTGTACAGCCGGGAGTCATATCTTTCGGATAAAAATAAAGAACAACATATTTTCCACGGAAATCCTTCAAGCTTACCTGCTCACCGTTTTGATTTGGTAATGTGAAATCTGGTGCTGTTTTTCCTACTTCAACAGACATGCTACATCCCTCCATTACAATATTCTAACAATACTATAACATGTACAAGTTCTGTTTGCTAATGATCGCGGCTATGATAGGAATATTGCACCAGCTTCAGGACAAACGCGGTTGGCAGTACATATCCAATCAGTGCTTCCACCAAGGCAATAAATCGACCAATTCCAACCGGCGCGATGTCGCCATAGCCAATCGTCAACAACGTCACACCGCTAAAATAGATGGAATGAATCAGTGTGCCGATTACCCCCACCTCTCTTAGCTCACCACCCTCCGCCAATGTCACATGCTCAAAGGAAAGAATAAAATAAATCAGTGCAAAACCAAGAATGACCAGGACATAAATCACTAATAGGGTATAAAAAATTTCTGAGGAAAAACGAACATCTTTCATCTCGAAACGCCGATTATGCAAGGGCCAATCGCGAATAAAACTAATTAGACTGCTGCCAATAATGATACAGATGAGAACGATCAACACAATCCATAAAAATATATGCATATAACGAATTCTCCTTCTTCACTTTCCTGCTTGTACCATATATATGCCTATCCCAAGAGAAGGTTGTCATCTTTTCATCATTCAACATGTCGATACTGCGAAACAGAAAAAAGTCGTGTAAAATAGGAAACGGGGGGTTAGTCTCCCACTGTTTTAAAGTGCTAAAGCAACAAAGGATTAATCCCCGAATAAGGAGGCATTTATAAATATGGATTTGACAAAATCAACACAATTACACGAAGAGGCACTTACCCATATTGTTGGCGGGGTCAATTCACCTTCTCGTTCCTATAAAGCCGTTGGCGGTGGCGCTCCGGTTTATATGGAGCATGGAAAAGGAGCGTACTTTTGGGATGTAGATGGCAATAAATATATTGATTACCTTGGCGCATACGGTCCGATTATCACCGGGCATGCACACCCACATATCGCGGAGGCAATCACCTACGCCGCAACAAACGGGACACTGTATGGTACACCAACCCGCTTGGAAAACACATTTGCCAAAATGCTCAAAGAAGCGATTCCTTCCCTTGACAAGGTGCGGTTTACCAACTCTGGGACGGAAGCAGTCATGACAACCGTTCGAGTGGCACGCGCATATACTGATCGTACCAAGGTAATTAAATTTGCCGGCTGTTACCACGGACATTTTGACTCCGTATTAGTCCAGGCAGGATCTGGTCCGGCAACACTGGGAACACCTGACTCCGCTGGTATTCCGAAAGCAGTTGCTGAAGATGTTATTACCGTCCCTTTTAACGACCTTGACGCATTTCAAGAAGCCATGGATAAATGGGGAAATGACGTTGCTGCGGTGTTAGTAGAACCAATCGTTGGCAACTTTGGCATTGTCGAACCGCATGAAGGTTTCTTACAATCGGTTAACGACATTACGCATGCTGCTGGTGCATTAGTGATTTATGATGAAGTAATCACGGCTTTTCGGTTTACATACGGCAGCGCTCAACAGATTTATGGCATTGAACCGGACATGACCGCCATGGGTAAAATTATCGGTGGTGGTTTGCCAATCGGTGCGTACGGTGGACGTGAAGACATCATGGAACAGGTTGCGCCGCTTGGACCCGCCTACCAAGCCGGGACCATGGCAGGAAATCCAGCCTCGATGGCCGCCGGAATTGCTTGCCTGGAGGTATTACACGAAGATGGTGTCTATGAAAAACTCGATCGCTTGGGCGCACGTTTGGAAGCTGGCATTCTGGAAAAAGCTGCCGAACACGGTGTGCCAATTTCGATCAACCGCTTATGTGGCGCCATGACCGTATATTTCGGAAACGGGGAAATTACCAACTATGCTGAGGCTGAAGCAAGCGATGGAGAGGCATTCGCGACCTTCTTTCAATTAATGTTAAATCAAGGCATTAATCTGGCCCCATCCAAATATGAAGCCTGGTTCTTAACGACCGAACACACCGAAGCTGATATCGATACAACGATTGAAGCGTGTGATCATGCATTTCAGGAAATGAGTAAATAACTTAATCTTAAAAACGCACCCTTTAACTGCGAAGGGTGCGTTTTTGATAGGACAATAATCTTGTTAATAAATCGCCGACCTAATCTGCTTCACATAGAAATACCGTACAATCAAGAAATAAACAATTTGGATAAGGGCAAATCCTCCCAGTACAAGAGAAGCCTCCTTAAACAAATTATATTCGAAAAGGTGCGCCAATGCTGTAAGTGCGACCGCTCCATGTACCAAGGCAACAACAATTGGTGCGAAGAATAGGATCGCTGTTTGTCTGTTCACGACTTTTTTCAATTCCCGTTGCGTCAGCCCGATTTTGGCAATGGAACCGAATTTCTGCTTATCCTCATCCAAATCGGTATACAATCGGAAATAGAGGAAACTTCCTGCCGATACAAAGAACACAATCCCGATGAATAAGCCAATAAACATAATTGGACCATAGGCTTTATTGATTTGGTAATCTATATAATCGAATGCTTGTGCTGTAAATCCAACTTGTTCAGATATTTTTTTGCCGGCGTTAATGAGTTGATCGGATTGACCGGATTCTGCTTGCCAAACAAAATGATCCCCGCTTCTTACCGGTTTTCCCAGTTGATCATATACATGGTCATTGACAACATAGTAAGCTCTAAATTCAGGTAGTACACTGGAAGTTGCTTTTCGATAAGGTTGAATCTCCCTGCCATCATCCAGTTTAACCGGGGATTTCATCAAGGTTTCACCCTCATTTGTATTCGTCAAGCTCTGACTATTATCCATCACAACCGCTTCATTTTCTTTTGGATGCAGTTCCTTTTCGTCAATGAGCCTGGCAAATCGATTATAATCCGATGCCTTGGCTATTAAGACATTCTGGTTATCTCCAAGATCGAAGTAATTTAATGTTACCTTTTCCGTTGCTGCCTGAATGTTTTCTTCTTGTAAAATCGTATTAATCTGCTTAACGTCTTGTTTGATATCGGTTTTACTCTCATCTTCAAGCGGATAATACGTAATGGAATATGAATTGGCTTCTTTCATTCCATTTGTCAGATACGATTGAAAACCATACAGCGTTCCAATCGCACTGAAAGCTACCGTAGAAATAATCGCCACCATGAAAAATGTTCTGGCATTATCCTTCAATCGAAATGACAGGTCAGAGAAAAGCAGCATATTCGTTTGCCGCCAAAAAATTGGTTTATTCTTTTTCAAGCGGCGAATGATGGACACACTCAACTGGGTGAAGAGCAGATAGGTTCCGAGAATCACCACAATAATAACCGGAACCATCACCATAACGACCATTACACCCTTGACAAATAATGCAGTTGCATACCCGGCTATCAACAATAGCGCAGCAAGAATGGCCAGTAATGCAGAAGCTTTTGGCTCCCCTTTTGACTGTTTATCTCCCTTGATCAAATCAATCAGTTTCTTTGTTCTTAATATAAACGAAACAAACAAGGATATAAACAAAAACAAGATGATGAAGCTAATAAACGTTATGATAATTGCTAGTGTTGGAAAATAAAAATCCAGCGACTCGCTAATGATCAGCACATTTTCCGCAAGCATGAGGATCACTTTAGCAAATACTAGTCCAAGTACTATCCCGCCAACAGTTGCAAAAAAGCCAATCAGCATATTTTCCAAAAATACCATCCAACGAATTTGCCCGCTGGATGCCCCCTGGATCATCAACAACCCAAACTCTCTCTTTCTCGATTGCAAGAATGAACTCATCGAATACAATACAAAAAAGAAAGAAAAAACGTAGATAATCCCACCGGCAACTGCCATACCAAACATTGCCTTTGAATTCACCGATCCCCCTGAAAAAGCAGGATGAAAGGCAAAAATGGCAAACGTGAAAAATACCATCACCGTAAACATGCTGCTTAGGAAATAGGCGACATATAGCCGTTTGTTGCGTAAAACATTATTAAACGCGAACTGACGAAAAGTCATTGTCATCCCCTCCCATCAAGGAAAGCATATCAATGATTTTCTGGAAGAATGCCTGCCTGCTGTCCCCGCGGTGGATTTCGGAATGCAGCTTGCCATCCCGAATAAATATGACACGATCTGAATAACTGGCTGCCTGTGGGTCGTGTGTCACCATCAATAAACTTGTTTTTTCCTGTTTATTAATGGACACAAGCATTTCCATCACATCTTTGGACGCCTTTGAATCAAGGTTTCCAGTCGGTTCATCCGCAAGTAACAACTTTGGTTCATGAATCATAGCCCGTGCAACGGCAACCCGCTGTGCCTGACCGCCAGAAATTTCGTATGTCCGCTTTCCCATAATGGAAGTAATCCCTAATACATCGGCAATTTGTTGGGCTTTCTCCTTCATTTCCTTTACTGGTTTCCCGTCTAACGTTAACGGCAAAACGATATTTTCCTCCACGGTCAACGTGTGCAGTAAGTTAAAATCCTGAAACACAAACCCAAGTTCCTGCCGGCGAAATTTGGCGAGTGCATTTTTTTTGAGCGTGTGCGGGTTTTTCCCTTCGATTGCCACGTCTCCGGTTGTTGGGGCATCAATTGTGGAAATAATATTGAGCAATGTCGTTTTCCCACTGCCAGACGGCCCCATAATTGCGACAAATTCCCCCTTTTCAATTTCCAAA is a window of Lentibacillus daqui DNA encoding:
- a CDS encoding glutamate-1-semialdehyde 2,1-aminomutase, coding for MDLTKSTQLHEEALTHIVGGVNSPSRSYKAVGGGAPVYMEHGKGAYFWDVDGNKYIDYLGAYGPIITGHAHPHIAEAITYAATNGTLYGTPTRLENTFAKMLKEAIPSLDKVRFTNSGTEAVMTTVRVARAYTDRTKVIKFAGCYHGHFDSVLVQAGSGPATLGTPDSAGIPKAVAEDVITVPFNDLDAFQEAMDKWGNDVAAVLVEPIVGNFGIVEPHEGFLQSVNDITHAAGALVIYDEVITAFRFTYGSAQQIYGIEPDMTAMGKIIGGGLPIGAYGGREDIMEQVAPLGPAYQAGTMAGNPASMAAGIACLEVLHEDGVYEKLDRLGARLEAGILEKAAEHGVPISINRLCGAMTVYFGNGEITNYAEAEASDGEAFATFFQLMLNQGINLAPSKYEAWFLTTEHTEADIDTTIEACDHAFQEMSK
- a CDS encoding ABC transporter permease, producing MTFRQFAFNNVLRNKRLYVAYFLSSMFTVMVFFTFAIFAFHPAFSGGSVNSKAMFGMAVAGGIIYVFSFFFVLYSMSSFLQSRKREFGLLMIQGASSGQIRWMVFLENMLIGFFATVGGIVLGLVFAKVILMLAENVLIISESLDFYFPTLAIIITFISFIILFLFISLFVSFILRTKKLIDLIKGDKQSKGEPKASALLAILAALLLIAGYATALFVKGVMVVMVMVPVIIVVILGTYLLFTQLSVSIIRRLKKNKPIFWRQTNMLLFSDLSFRLKDNARTFFMVAIISTVAFSAIGTLYGFQSYLTNGMKEANSYSITYYPLEDESKTDIKQDVKQINTILQEENIQAATEKVTLNYFDLGDNQNVLIAKASDYNRFARLIDEKELHPKENEAVVMDNSQSLTNTNEGETLMKSPVKLDDGREIQPYRKATSSVLPEFRAYYVVNDHVYDQLGKPVRSGDHFVWQAESGQSDQLINAGKKISEQVGFTAQAFDYIDYQINKAYGPIMFIGLFIGIVFFVSAGSFLYFRLYTDLDEDKQKFGSIAKIGLTQRELKKVVNRQTAILFFAPIVVALVHGAVALTALAHLFEYNLFKEASLVLGGFALIQIVYFLIVRYFYVKQIRSAIY
- a CDS encoding ABC transporter ATP-binding protein, whose translation is MLKLTNVGKVYEGKVAYRALTDINLEIEKGEFVAIMGPSGSGKTTLLNIISTIDAPTTGDVAIEGKNPHTLKKNALAKFRRQELGFVFQDFNLLHTLTVEENIVLPLTLDGKPVKEMKEKAQQIADVLGITSIMGKRTYEISGGQAQRVAVARAMIHEPKLLLADEPTGNLDSKASKDVMEMLVSINKQEKTSLLMVTHDPQAASYSDRVIFIRDGKLHSEIHRGDSRQAFFQKIIDMLSLMGGDDNDFSSVRV